Proteins from a genomic interval of Fundulus heteroclitus isolate FHET01 chromosome 21, MU-UCD_Fhet_4.1, whole genome shotgun sequence:
- the mkxa gene encoding homeobox protein Mohawk — protein MNTIVFNQLSSQILFEEKANEVEMSSRSYLEVIDGQHPDLLCSSAAIRESQAVRHRRSGGRPSGSKVRHKRQALQDMARPLKQWLYKHRDNPYPTKTEKILLALGSQMTLVQVSNWFANARRRLKNTVRQPDLSWALRIKLYNKYVQGNAERLSVSSDDSCSEDGDNPQRTQSGPELLTKPLYPSVIKRESSSMVAMTIGMDPGLRSAVEAASLAEDYVSPPKYKSSLLHRYLNDSLRHVMVTNAVMDARKRNHSGSFSSNEYDDELLSPSSSEAEANFVYQAETTDLGPSKCDNGSSGVAATQKEEVKAKDETHWKEINAAMALTNLAQGKDSVSGTTSCIIQKSSHIAEVKTVRKAAAAAEVLALTLSVYAKQQTFLSQQTETK, from the exons ATGAACACCATTGTGTTTAACCAGCTGAGCAGCCAGATCCTGTTTGAGGAGAAGGCGAATGAGGTGGAAATGAGCAGCAGAAGTTACCTGGAAGTCATCGACGGCCAACATCCAGATCTCCTCTGCAGCAGCGCGGCCATCAGAGAAAGCCAGGCGGTCCGACACAGGCGGAGCGG GGGTCGTCCCAGCGGCAGCAAAGTGCGACACAAGCGCCAGGCCCTGCAGGACATGGCCCGGCCGCTCAAGCAGTGGCTCTACAAGCACAGAGACAACCCCTACCCGACCAAGACGGAGAAAATCCTCCTGGCGCTCGGCTCGCAGATGACTCTGGTCCAG GTGTCCAACTGGTTTGCCAATGCTAGGAGACGCCTGAAGAACACAGTGAGGCAGCCGGACCTGAGCTGGGCCCTCAGGATCAAACTCTACAACAAATACGTTCAGGGCAACGCTGAGAGGCTCAGTGTCAGCAGTGATGACAGCTGCTCAGAAG ATGGCGACAACCCTCAGAGGACACAGAGTGGTCCTGAGCTTCTCACCAAACCCTTGTACCCGAGCGTCATCAAGAGGGAGAGCTCCTCCATGGTGGCCATGACCATAGGTATGGACCCGGGGCTGCGTTCTGCCGTTGAGGCCGCCTCTCTGGCCGAGGACTACGTGTCTCCACCAAAGTACAAGAGCAGCCTGCTGCACCGCTACCTGAACGACTCTCTGCGGCACGTCATGGTGACTAACGCTGTCATGGACGCTCGCAAGAGGAACCACTCTGGCTCCTTCAGCTCCAACGAGTACGACGATGAGCTGCTGTCGCCGTCCTCCTCTGAAGCTGAGGCCAACTTTGTTTATCAAGCTG AAACCACAGACCTTGGGCCAAGTAAATGTGACAA TGGCAGCAGTGGCGTCGCAGCTACGCAGAAGGAGGAGGTGAAGGCCAAAGATGAGACGCACTGGAAGGAGATCAACGCGGCCATGGCCTTGACCAACTTGGCACAGGGGAAGGACAGCGTCTCTGGGACAACCAGCTGCATCATCCAGAAGTCCTCTCACATAGCTGAGGTGAAGACTGttagaaaagctgctgctgctgctgaagtaTTAGCTCTGACGTTATCCGTCTATGCAAAGCAGCAAACATTCCTCTCTCAGCAAACAGAGACCAAATAA